The Gossypium hirsutum isolate 1008001.06 chromosome D02, Gossypium_hirsutum_v2.1, whole genome shotgun sequence region GCTTGCTTCTAATTTCAAACTACTTATATGTAGTTACGCCTCGTCTCAGGGAGTTTGAACAGCAACGAGAACTTAGTGGGAGAGGTTTGCAGGTTGGCCCAGACCAAAATGGTCCTGATCAGTCTTATTCTGGGAAAGTATCAGTTTCTGAGGAGATTGTCAACAATCGCATTGATAAGGTTTAGTTTGTTTCTTTTAGATTCCTAGATATTACATGTATTGTATTGTTGTTAAAGGTTCTTTGCTTTTATTTCGCACTTTTACATTGAACCCTTTACGGTTTTACATACAAATACACATTTGTTGCTGAAGAGAATAATCGTCATGGTTCTCTTCTTTCCATAACAGTTCATTTATTGAGGAATACAGATTACAAGATATGTTCCTCTTATCAAAATCAGTGATCTTAAGGTGTATGATATCACTTCTTCAAGAGAACTGTCTGCAAATACTCCCTGGTTCAGTTCAGAAGCAGAATAAAATTATGGAGATAATGTTTGAATGGAGCTTGTTGTTACTAAGAATGCCATTAATATTGTAATGGACTTATATCACTTTGTTATAGAAACCCTCAAAGAGGCTGTGGGGTTATAAGTATGTGAAGATAAGAGTCAAGATGGTTAAAATGAGTTACATTTAGCCCTTTAGCTGTCCCATGCTACAATAATAATATGCAACAAGTACTTTTAATGTATCTTTAAATATGACATGCTCTTGTTTTTTTTGGGTGAAAAATTTGCTGTTTACATTATGTGAAAGGCTGTATTGTAGGCTCTTTAGTTGTTCTGAgcttttttatgaatttccagCAAATGCTTGGCTTTACAAATAAGGGataatcttctttttttttccctgcTTTGTTTTATATATAGGTCAATGCAAGGGTTAGATTTATAGAAAAATCTAAAGAACAACCTTTGCTTGAAGATGTTGCCTTGAATGATGACTGTGGAGACTCAAATGTGGGTTTCCATGGCTCTTCAAATACTTCAGATAATTTATATGCAGAGGAGCATGAAATGTCCAGTGCCCATGAAAATGATGGCCAGAAGAGTACGGTCTATGTGGCAGGACTTGGTCACATCCCTCAGCAAGAGAGAGGGGATTCCTCAGTTCATCAATTATTGGCACTGGGGACTAACGGTTGGGTTCATGGCTGGAGTTCAGACTATTCCGCAGATAATGACATGGCTATTGCCTATGAAGAGAATAACAGACTCAGAGGATGCTTGGAAGCGGCAGAGTCATCCATTCAGGAACTAAAGATGGAACTAAGTTTTTTACAAAATCATGCTAATCTAATAGGTGATGAAACAGAGACGTTTGCTGAGCAACTTGTTGCTGAGATTTCTTCTGGAGAAAGGTTGGCAAAAGAGGTTTCTGCCTTAAGATCTGAATGTTCGAAGTTGAAAGGTGACCTTGAGCAGATGACAAGTTCTAAGCCATACCCTCCATTGAATAGCAAAGAACCTATTAAGAAAGACCAGAATCTCTTATTTCAAGACTTAGAGGTCACTTGGTCGAAGGGGCTTTTAGCTATGGAGGCTAAGATAAGGGAACTTCAAAATGAGACATGTTTGAATTATCATCAAAGAGACCATAGGTTCCTTCATGCAGATTTGGGGGCATTGCTTGGCATTCTGCAAGATCTCAAACAAAGAACTCAAAAAGAAATATCTATTCTTAGATCAGTAGAGTCTGATAGATGCAAAATGAAGGCTCCTGGAGCAATGAGTTCAACAAATGGTGATGCTTTCATACCAGAAACTAGTTTTGATGTAGAGCTTTACCAACCAGAACTAGGCATGGTTCCATGTGTTAGCGAGCCTGGTCATATGCCACACGAACCTGATTCTCTGGGTGCTACTAATGCAATGAAAGgtaaaatatttgaatttctgATAAAGTTGGATGAATCAAAAGCTGAGCGGGAAAGCCTTGTAAAGAAAATAGAGCAGATGGAGTGCTACTATGAAGCTCTTGTTCAGGAGCTTGAGGAAAACCAAAGACGGATGCTGGAAGAATTGCAAAGTCTCAGAAGTGAGCATTCTTTTTGCTTGTATAGGGTGCAGTCCACTAAGTCTGAGATGGAGAGTATGCTCCTAGATATGAATGAGGAGATCTTGAGATTTTCAGAAGAAAAGCAAAATTTGGAATCTCTAAGCAAGGAACTGGAAAGAAGGGCTATTATTGCGGAAGCAGCACTCAAAAGGGCACGTCTTAATTATTCAATCGCGGTGGGTCAGTTGCAAAAGGATCTTATGCTGCTTTCTTCCCAGGTTATGTCTGTATTTGAGAGAAATGAGAATTTCATCAGGAAAGCTTTTGTAGGTTCTTCACGATCAAACTCCCTAGAACACTTGGAGATGATGCAGAGTCATGGACTGGATTCAGAAGAATATCAATCCACCAAGCCCTTGCATTGTCAAAATCAGGATTTAGGGGTCAATAAACAACAGTTGGGTGGAGATATTCTTTTAGAGGACTTGAAAAGATCCCTCCATTTGCAGGAAAGCCTTTATCAGAAGGTTGAAAAAGAAGTCTATGAAGTGCATTGCCAAAATGTATACTTGGATCTGTTTTCAAAGACTCTGCAAGAAACTTTGCTTGAAGCAAGTGCTGATATTAAACCTATTAAAGAGAGGACAGATGAGCTTGCACGACAGTTGGAACTGTCAGTTGAGTACAAGGAGTTATTAATGCAAAAGCTTGAAACAGCTATGAATGATGTTCATTCCCTTAATGAGTACAAGGCTACTTGCATTGCCAAGTATAATGACATTATTCTGCAAAAACAAACTCTGGAAGCAAATGTAGAAAATGTCACCCATGAAAATCATCTTCTCTCTGAGAAGATAACTGACTTGGAGTCCCTCTTGATGGAATACAAATGTTACAAGAGCAAATATGATGCCTGTGTCTTGGAGAAAACAAAGTTGGATAATTTATTGGAGGAAACCAGGAAACATGGTAATCTTCAAAATAATAACTCTTCTTTGCAGGAGGAGTTGAGAATGATCAAAACTGAGTTTGATGAATTGGTTGTTGTGAAGAAAAATTTGCAGAATACTGTTGACTTTCTGCGAAACAGGTTACTGAAGTTATTATCATCCTATGGCAAGTTTTTTGATGATCTGTTCCTCTCAAGTTGCTTGGTTGATCAGGATATCGAGTCCAAGGGCTTGACATCTGTCATGATGCGGTTAGAAGAGGTCCAGGATATCATGCATGAAAAATTTCTTCATCTCTTAGAGGAAAAGAAAGATCTGAAGGGCGAACGAGATAAGGCTCAGATGTCTCTAAGTGTCGTAGAATCAGACATGGTGCTAATGAAGTGGAAGTTTGACCGTGATATAGAATTCATGGTTGAGAAAATAGATTTATCCAATGTAGTGGTACAAAAGTTTCAGTCAGAAATTGAAGTTGTTGCTGAAAAGCTCAAGGTTAGCTCTGAAGTTGAAGAAATCTACGCACAACAGCAGAGAGATCTTTTATCTGATCTTGACCATTTTGAAGCTGAGCTGCAAGAGCTTACTTCTAAGAACTGGGAGATTGCTGAAGAAATCTTGGTGTTAAAGTCAGTCAGTGAAGAACTTGGAAGTAGTAAGCTGAAAGTGGCTGAACTTATGGAAGAAAACAAAGTGTTGGTGCAATATTTACAGGATAAATATGAGGAATCATCCGAACTTGCTTTAGAGATTAATGGTTTGAAAGAAAGTTTGCATTCTTTGCATGATGAGCTGCAAGCTGAAAGAAGCTCCAAAGAAAAATTGGAGAGTATGGTTACAGATCTTACTTCCCAAATGAATGAGAAGTACCATCTGTTGTTTCGCTTTCATCAGCAGAAATCTGAACTGGTCCATCTCAGGCAAATGTTATCAGATCTAGAATATGAGAAATCTGGAGTTTGCAGTCTTTTGCAACAGTGTGAGGAATGCCTCAACAATGCTCGTGAAGAATCTTCAACTATTACTTTTCTGGAATCTCAGTTGTCCATAGCTGCGGACGTTAGCCTCATTTTCTTAAGAACTCAGTATGAAACATGGACCACTGACCTTGTTTGTCAACTTTCCATTTATAAAAAGCAACTTGTAGATCTTCAAAAGAAGCATCTTGATGTTGAGGGCGCGCTCAATGGTTGTCTTGCTCGTGAAGCACATTACATTGAAGAAAATGGAAGATTATCA contains the following coding sequences:
- the LOC107910584 gene encoding interaptin isoform X1: MSRITKWKIKKSKVKVVFRLQFHATHIPQSGWDKLYISFVPADSGKTTAKTTKANVRNGTCKWADPIYETTRLLQDIKTKQFDEKLYKLVVAMGSSRSSLLGEATVNLSDYADASKPSVVSLPLLGCDSGATLHVTVQLLTSKTGFREFEQQRELSGRGLQVGPDQNGPDQSYSGKVSVSEEIVNNRIDKVNARVRFIEKSKEQPLLEDVALNDDCGDSNVGFHGSSNTSDNLYAEEHEMSSAHENDGQKSTVYVAGLGHIPQQERGDSSVHQLLALGTNGWVHGWSSDYSADNDMAIAYEENNRLRGCLEAAESSIQELKMELSFLQNHANLIGDETETFAEQLVAEISSGERLAKEVSALRSECSKLKGDLEQMTSSKPYPPLNSKEPIKKDQNLLFQDLEVTWSKGLLAMEAKIRELQNETCLNYHQRDHRFLHADLGALLGILQDLKQRTQKEISILRSVESDRCKMKAPGAMSSTNGDAFIPETSFDVELYQPELGMVPCVSEPGHMPHEPDSLGATNAMKGKIFEFLIKLDESKAERESLVKKIEQMECYYEALVQELEENQRRMLEELQSLRSEHSFCLYRVQSTKSEMESMLLDMNEEILRFSEEKQNLESLSKELERRAIIAEAALKRARLNYSIAVGQLQKDLMLLSSQVMSVFERNENFIRKAFVGSSRSNSLEHLEMMQSHGLDSEEYQSTKPLHCQNQDLGVNKQQLGGDILLEDLKRSLHLQESLYQKVEKEVYEVHCQNVYLDLFSKTLQETLLEASADIKPIKERTDELARQLELSVEYKELLMQKLETAMNDVHSLNEYKATCIAKYNDIILQKQTLEANVENVTHENHLLSEKITDLESLLMEYKCYKSKYDACVLEKTKLDNLLEETRKHGNLQNNNSSLQEELRMIKTEFDELVVVKKNLQNTVDFLRNRLLKLLSSYGKFFDDLFLSSCLVDQDIESKGLTSVMMRLEEVQDIMHEKFLHLLEEKKDLKGERDKAQMSLSVVESDMVLMKWKFDRDIEFMVEKIDLSNVVVQKFQSEIEVVAEKLKVSSEVEEIYAQQQRDLLSDLDHFEAELQELTSKNWEIAEEILVLKSVSEELGSSKLKVAELMEENKVLVQYLQDKYEESSELALEINGLKESLHSLHDELQAERSSKEKLESMVTDLTSQMNEKYHLLFRFHQQKSELVHLRQMLSDLEYEKSGVCSLLQQCEECLNNAREESSTITFLESQLSIAADVSLIFLRTQYETWTTDLVCQLSIYKKQLVDLQKKHLDVEGALNGCLAREAHYIEENGRLSVILDTLRSDLEAAMGENGLLLTKSSSVLAQLEDYNRRLEKTEFDYCEDKNQLALEVKRLKQLLSSSQEEIVNLMITKEELELNVLVLNAKLDEQSTQINLLEGHKDEVLLLQNQCNELCQRLSKQILKTEEFKNFSIHMKELKDKANADSTQVREKRESEAPPTAMQESLRIAFIKEKYETRLQELKHQLAVSKKHREEMLWKLQDAIDDINNRKKSEASYIKINAELGIKILELEAELQSLISDKREKMRAYDLMKAELDCSMISLECCKEEKQKLEASLLERNEEKSKILIELGILKELLETSTSTMNVQMGRNDKLKYGCVSDNLVIDNAPARDIDHKYLDQYTSANSKEAGRPCFVLINEGDCASVLTNLQPEQVT
- the LOC107910584 gene encoding interaptin isoform X2 produces the protein MLHITIQIPQSGWDKLYISFVPADSGKTTAKTTKANVRNGTCKWADPIYETTRLLQDIKTKQFDEKLYKLVVAMGSSRSSLLGEATVNLSDYADASKPSVVSLPLLGCDSGATLHVTVQLLTSKTGFREFEQQRELSGRGLQVGPDQNGPDQSYSGKVSVSEEIVNNRIDKVNARVRFIEKSKEQPLLEDVALNDDCGDSNVGFHGSSNTSDNLYAEEHEMSSAHENDGQKSTVYVAGLGHIPQQERGDSSVHQLLALGTNGWVHGWSSDYSADNDMAIAYEENNRLRGCLEAAESSIQELKMELSFLQNHANLIGDETETFAEQLVAEISSGERLAKEVSALRSECSKLKGDLEQMTSSKPYPPLNSKEPIKKDQNLLFQDLEVTWSKGLLAMEAKIRELQNETCLNYHQRDHRFLHADLGALLGILQDLKQRTQKEISILRSVESDRCKMKAPGAMSSTNGDAFIPETSFDVELYQPELGMVPCVSEPGHMPHEPDSLGATNAMKGKIFEFLIKLDESKAERESLVKKIEQMECYYEALVQELEENQRRMLEELQSLRSEHSFCLYRVQSTKSEMESMLLDMNEEILRFSEEKQNLESLSKELERRAIIAEAALKRARLNYSIAVGQLQKDLMLLSSQVMSVFERNENFIRKAFVGSSRSNSLEHLEMMQSHGLDSEEYQSTKPLHCQNQDLGVNKQQLGGDILLEDLKRSLHLQESLYQKVEKEVYEVHCQNVYLDLFSKTLQETLLEASADIKPIKERTDELARQLELSVEYKELLMQKLETAMNDVHSLNEYKATCIAKYNDIILQKQTLEANVENVTHENHLLSEKITDLESLLMEYKCYKSKYDACVLEKTKLDNLLEETRKHGNLQNNNSSLQEELRMIKTEFDELVVVKKNLQNTVDFLRNRLLKLLSSYGKFFDDLFLSSCLVDQDIESKGLTSVMMRLEEVQDIMHEKFLHLLEEKKDLKGERDKAQMSLSVVESDMVLMKWKFDRDIEFMVEKIDLSNVVVQKFQSEIEVVAEKLKVSSEVEEIYAQQQRDLLSDLDHFEAELQELTSKNWEIAEEILVLKSVSEELGSSKLKVAELMEENKVLVQYLQDKYEESSELALEINGLKESLHSLHDELQAERSSKEKLESMVTDLTSQMNEKYHLLFRFHQQKSELVHLRQMLSDLEYEKSGVCSLLQQCEECLNNAREESSTITFLESQLSIAADVSLIFLRTQYETWTTDLVCQLSIYKKQLVDLQKKHLDVEGALNGCLAREAHYIEENGRLSVILDTLRSDLEAAMGENGLLLTKSSSVLAQLEDYNRRLEKTEFDYCEDKNQLALEVKRLKQLLSSSQEEIVNLMITKEELELNVLVLNAKLDEQSTQINLLEGHKDEVLLLQNQCNELCQRLSKQILKTEEFKNFSIHMKELKDKANADSTQVREKRESEAPPTAMQESLRIAFIKEKYETRLQELKHQLAVSKKHREEMLWKLQDAIDDINNRKKSEASYIKINAELGIKILELEAELQSLISDKREKMRAYDLMKAELDCSMISLECCKEEKQKLEASLLERNEEKSKILIELGILKELLETSTSTMNVQMGRNDKLKYGCVSDNLVIDNAPARDIDHKYLDQYTSANSKEAGRPCFVLINEGDCASVLTNLQPEQVT